One segment of Gordonia terrae DNA contains the following:
- a CDS encoding MlaD family protein: protein MITKTRVSVVAMLAIAGLSIAYILSVGLHVNSPSARHATITVADTNGILVGSRVLLRGIEIGHVTEISQSSRGAEITWNYDDTENIPVESNFRVDNLSALGEAYVAVMPTTAEGPYLSDNAYIDGENVSNAATFKDLSEQVTEVLGQTDPDKVQRVFAELDMGLPDGIEVIEDLNKAGRLLAAEFTARADELTTLLATMQPLLMRSQPIPGLLRATTPHIAGFGVGFAELESGVKDAIDWSGPMYTGITQGATPLVAALQKFLDDSGADLKIIGENLLPATRSGAASLRTVDVGRVLDNLINATDSGAVEIRIPAGG, encoded by the coding sequence GTGATCACCAAGACACGAGTTTCGGTGGTGGCGATGCTCGCCATCGCCGGGTTGTCCATCGCCTACATCCTGAGCGTCGGACTACACGTGAACTCGCCGTCGGCCAGGCACGCGACCATCACGGTGGCGGACACGAACGGCATCCTCGTCGGTTCCCGAGTTCTGCTCCGCGGCATCGAGATCGGTCACGTGACCGAGATCTCGCAATCCTCACGCGGCGCCGAGATCACCTGGAACTACGACGACACGGAGAACATTCCGGTCGAGAGCAACTTCCGCGTCGACAACCTGTCGGCGCTCGGCGAGGCCTATGTCGCGGTGATGCCCACCACCGCAGAGGGCCCGTACCTGTCCGACAACGCCTACATCGACGGCGAGAACGTCTCCAACGCCGCCACGTTCAAGGATCTGTCCGAACAGGTGACCGAGGTGCTCGGACAGACCGACCCCGACAAGGTCCAGCGTGTGTTCGCCGAACTCGACATGGGGCTGCCCGACGGCATCGAGGTCATCGAGGACCTCAACAAAGCCGGACGGCTGCTGGCTGCGGAGTTCACCGCGCGCGCAGACGAACTCACCACTCTGCTGGCGACCATGCAACCGCTGCTCATGCGGTCGCAGCCGATACCCGGGCTGCTGCGGGCGACGACTCCGCACATAGCCGGTTTCGGAGTGGGATTCGCCGAACTCGAGTCGGGCGTCAAGGACGCCATCGACTGGAGTGGGCCGATGTACACCGGTATCACTCAGGGGGCGACGCCGCTGGTCGCGGCTCTGCAGAAATTCCTCGACGACAGCGGCGCGGACCTCAAGATCATCGGTGAGAACCTGCTGCCGGCCACCCGCTCGGGTGCGGCGTCGCTGCGGACCGTCGATGTCGGCCGGGTTTTGGACAACCTGATCAACGCAACCGATTCCGGGGCTGTGGAGATCCGCATCCCGGCCGGGGGGTGA
- a CDS encoding acetyl-CoA acetyltransferase: MTIDPRTPVLVGGGQITAHDGGVEPVDLIARAAHEAAAEAGTSRLLELIDSIRVVGLLSWRYRDPGALVAERIGADPRHTGYTGNGGSTPQVLVNGAAEDIATGRADVVLIGGAEAWRTRMKLRAQGERPDWTRQDETVPSAPIIVPDVPMEAESERRIGLDRPSFVYPLFEQALRVGAGRSIADHEKLLGELWSSFSEVAADNPYAWTRRTYAPGEITTPTDGNRLISSPYPKLLNSNNMVDQGAALVMCSVETARRLGIPTSSWVFPHSGTESKDTDAVAARPALNGSAPIRIGAARALELAGIAIDDVAHLDIYSCFPSAVQVAAREIGVPANDPERPLTCTGGLTFAGGPWNNYSTHAIATVATRLRGSPGTFGLVTANSGYLTKHAFGVYSTEPPAAGFRREDVTEAVHRAWTGAEPTVEVVESHEGVAELETWTVAYDRTGVPERAFVAGRVHGGGRTLAVITDSGDLDELATTEAQGRRVRVATDGSAHLD; encoded by the coding sequence ATGACCATCGATCCCCGCACGCCCGTCCTCGTCGGCGGCGGACAGATCACCGCTCACGACGGTGGCGTCGAGCCGGTCGATCTCATCGCGCGCGCGGCACACGAGGCGGCTGCCGAAGCCGGGACGTCGCGCCTCCTCGAACTGATCGACTCCATCCGCGTGGTCGGCCTGTTGTCATGGCGCTACCGCGACCCCGGTGCGTTGGTGGCCGAACGGATCGGGGCAGATCCGCGACACACCGGCTACACCGGGAACGGCGGCAGCACGCCGCAGGTGCTGGTCAACGGTGCCGCCGAAGACATTGCCACGGGCCGCGCCGACGTCGTTCTCATCGGGGGTGCAGAAGCCTGGCGCACGCGGATGAAACTCCGCGCACAGGGGGAACGGCCCGACTGGACCCGACAGGACGAAACTGTGCCGTCCGCGCCGATCATCGTCCCGGACGTTCCGATGGAGGCGGAGAGCGAGCGGCGGATCGGACTCGACAGACCGTCCTTCGTCTACCCGTTGTTCGAGCAGGCTCTCCGCGTCGGAGCGGGTCGGAGTATCGCCGACCACGAGAAGTTGCTCGGGGAACTGTGGTCGTCGTTCAGCGAGGTTGCCGCGGATAATCCCTACGCCTGGACCAGGCGTACGTATGCCCCGGGAGAGATCACGACTCCGACCGATGGCAATCGCCTCATCTCGTCTCCTTACCCGAAGCTGCTGAACTCGAACAACATGGTCGACCAGGGTGCGGCACTGGTGATGTGCTCGGTCGAGACCGCACGACGCCTGGGAATCCCCACCTCGTCGTGGGTGTTCCCACACAGCGGAACCGAATCCAAGGACACCGACGCCGTCGCGGCGCGTCCCGCCCTGAACGGTTCGGCACCGATCCGGATCGGCGCCGCCCGTGCGCTCGAACTCGCGGGGATCGCGATCGACGACGTCGCTCACCTCGACATCTACTCCTGCTTCCCCTCGGCCGTGCAGGTGGCGGCGCGCGAGATCGGCGTTCCCGCAAACGATCCGGAACGTCCGCTGACCTGCACCGGCGGGCTCACCTTCGCGGGCGGTCCGTGGAACAACTACAGCACGCATGCGATCGCCACGGTGGCCACCCGGTTGCGCGGGTCGCCCGGCACCTTCGGCCTGGTGACCGCGAACAGTGGGTACCTGACGAAGCACGCCTTCGGCGTGTACTCGACCGAGCCGCCCGCGGCGGGCTTTCGCCGGGAAGATGTCACCGAAGCGGTGCACCGGGCATGGACGGGTGCCGAGCCGACGGTCGAGGTGGTCGAATCCCACGAGGGTGTCGCCGAACTCGAGACCTGGACGGTGGCCTACGACCGCACGGGAGTCCCTGAGCGGGCATTCGTCGCCGGTCGCGTTCACGGCGGCGGCCGCACCCTGGCGGTGATCACCGACAGCGGCGACCTGGACGAACTCGCGACCACCGAGGCTCAGGGACGACGGGTGCGTGTGGCTACCGACGGCTCCGCACATCTCGATTGA
- a CDS encoding ABC transporter ATP-binding protein, whose amino-acid sequence MGVEVSVENLTKSFGSQNIWRDVSLTLPEGEVSALLGPSGTGKSVFLKTLIGLLHPEQGSVIIDGTDITQCSAKELYEIRKLFGVLFQDGALFGSMSLFDNIAFPLREHTKKKENEVRDIVMEKIDLVGLTGAEDKLPGEISGGMRKRAGLARALVLDPQIILCDEPDSGLDPVRTAYISQLLIDINAQIDATILIVTHNINIARTIPDNIGMLFRKELVMFGPREQLLTSEQPVVKQFLSGDRFGPIGMSEEKDEALVAQEAAMAAAGISGGGTKEDFTEIIPQVQPNPGMPERKAIARHRERVHQMLPDLPQNAQEAIRRSQEQEDQIRGENRAHAADIADRRRDDRIWQDAPTEVLPRV is encoded by the coding sequence ATGGGTGTTGAGGTCAGTGTGGAGAACCTGACGAAGTCGTTTGGTTCGCAGAACATTTGGCGTGATGTCTCGCTGACCCTGCCGGAGGGGGAGGTCTCCGCGCTGCTGGGTCCGTCGGGTACCGGTAAGTCGGTGTTCCTGAAGACCTTGATCGGTCTGCTGCATCCCGAGCAGGGTTCGGTGATCATCGATGGCACCGACATCACGCAGTGTTCGGCCAAGGAACTCTACGAGATCCGCAAGCTGTTCGGCGTGCTGTTCCAGGACGGTGCGTTGTTCGGGTCGATGAGTTTGTTCGACAACATCGCGTTCCCGCTTCGTGAGCACACGAAGAAGAAGGAGAACGAGGTCCGCGACATCGTGATGGAGAAGATCGACCTCGTCGGTCTGACCGGTGCCGAGGACAAACTCCCGGGTGAGATCTCCGGCGGTATGCGCAAGCGTGCCGGTCTGGCGCGTGCGCTGGTGCTGGATCCGCAGATCATTCTGTGTGACGAGCCGGACTCGGGTCTGGATCCGGTGCGTACCGCCTACATCAGCCAGTTGCTGATCGACATCAACGCCCAGATCGACGCGACGATCCTGATCGTGACGCACAACATCAACATCGCGCGGACGATCCCGGACAACATCGGCATGTTGTTCCGCAAGGAGTTGGTGATGTTCGGTCCGCGTGAGCAGTTGCTGACCTCGGAGCAGCCGGTGGTCAAGCAGTTCCTCTCCGGTGACCGGTTCGGTCCGATCGGTATGTCGGAGGAGAAGGACGAGGCCCTCGTCGCCCAGGAGGCGGCGATGGCGGCTGCGGGTATCTCCGGTGGTGGTACCAAGGAGGACTTCACCGAGATCATCCCGCAGGTGCAGCCCAATCCCGGTATGCCCGAACGCAAGGCGATCGCCCGTCACCGCGAGCGCGTCCATCAGATGCTTCCCGACCTGCCGCAGAACGCCCAAGAGGCGATCCGCCGCAGCCAGGAGCAGGAAGACCAGATCCGCGGCGAGAACCGCGCGCATGCCGCCGACATCGCGGATCGCCGACGCGACGACCGGATCTGGCAGGACGCTCCCACGGAGGTACTCCCGCGCGTCTGA